A single Pantanalinema sp. DNA region contains:
- a CDS encoding NHL repeat-containing protein, translating to MRRAIAGFLMLMFVGGCQPGVFPAGDAPRSSTESRSTASVAIRVAFPERAPQALVSNTQSVKIVLRDALSNDVTRTVNTGTATTVTFEGLPSGGGYALYAAAYSDLNATGTMLSWGKLPVTLASGRNQLNLSLSVVVSAGAAAADIITGPAGNGAVQLGAQRVFTTMADFQAPTATSSNIEVYDPSQNTYVSKFGTLGNLNGQFGSHIQMIAIDSRDRIWVSDDNNQRIVQFDKDGNFLRGIGSDQVWVAPAAAPVPATGSTNYGLNGPSGLTVDAQDNVYVSDTNNRRILKYDSSGNFLMGIGYNTPWFAPSAAPAVAALANAIGHMQPYGLDLDRSGNIYVGGMGQHRLHIFSPSGVFLRGIGQGTTWTSAAGLPATTASGNGASQFTNAWHVRVDENGTMYATDFNERVQVFNPSGAYVRTFSTASPDKPDQRTAGYLELGPDGNIYVAAYGSTPGPNFYQVFNRDGILLSRFGVFGTGDGQLQNPEGIAWASDGNFFTIDRDGSRVQRWRGANPKDPAGALRLRGHRQPDNPSYAASGAYLTPAVDAGSTIDWGSVYWDITTLPVGTSATIEAGCSSDGITWTWSLVTGSPGAGRTLANLVGVSGRFFKLRVTLGTSNAALSPVIQELGVMY from the coding sequence ATGCGCCGCGCCATCGCCGGGTTCCTAATGCTGATGTTCGTCGGAGGCTGCCAGCCGGGTGTATTCCCGGCGGGCGATGCGCCGCGATCGTCCACCGAGAGCCGGTCCACGGCGAGCGTCGCGATCCGGGTCGCTTTCCCCGAGCGCGCACCCCAGGCCCTTGTCTCCAACACACAGTCGGTCAAGATCGTCCTGCGCGATGCGCTAAGCAACGACGTGACGCGCACGGTGAACACCGGCACCGCCACCACGGTCACCTTCGAGGGCCTCCCCTCGGGTGGGGGATACGCGCTGTACGCCGCGGCCTATTCGGACCTGAACGCGACCGGGACCATGCTCAGCTGGGGCAAGCTGCCCGTCACCCTCGCCTCGGGCCGCAACCAGCTCAACCTGAGCCTTTCGGTGGTCGTGAGCGCGGGCGCCGCTGCCGCGGACATCATCACGGGGCCTGCGGGCAACGGCGCGGTGCAACTGGGGGCCCAGAGGGTCTTCACGACCATGGCGGACTTCCAGGCGCCGACGGCGACGTCGAGCAACATCGAGGTCTACGACCCCAGTCAGAACACCTACGTGTCCAAGTTCGGGACCCTGGGCAACCTGAATGGCCAGTTTGGATCCCACATCCAGATGATTGCGATCGACTCGCGGGACCGTATCTGGGTCTCCGACGACAACAATCAACGGATCGTGCAGTTCGACAAGGACGGCAATTTCCTGCGCGGAATCGGCAGCGACCAGGTGTGGGTGGCACCGGCGGCTGCTCCTGTTCCAGCGACGGGATCCACCAATTACGGCCTTAACGGGCCGTCGGGACTGACGGTGGATGCCCAGGACAACGTCTACGTGTCGGATACGAATAACCGCCGCATCTTGAAGTACGACTCCAGCGGCAACTTCCTGATGGGCATCGGCTACAACACGCCGTGGTTCGCACCCAGCGCCGCCCCTGCGGTCGCGGCACTGGCGAATGCCATCGGGCACATGCAGCCGTACGGGCTCGACCTGGATCGCTCGGGCAACATCTACGTGGGCGGGATGGGCCAGCACCGCCTCCACATCTTCAGCCCCAGCGGGGTGTTCTTGCGCGGCATCGGGCAGGGGACCACCTGGACGAGCGCTGCCGGCTTGCCTGCCACCACCGCGAGCGGTAATGGTGCGAGTCAGTTCACGAACGCCTGGCATGTCCGGGTGGATGAGAACGGCACGATGTACGCGACTGACTTCAATGAGCGGGTCCAGGTCTTCAACCCGAGCGGCGCTTATGTGCGCACCTTCTCCACCGCCAGCCCCGACAAGCCCGACCAGCGAACCGCTGGCTATCTCGAGCTCGGTCCCGACGGCAACATCTACGTGGCCGCTTACGGTTCGACGCCTGGCCCGAATTTCTACCAGGTTTTCAATCGCGATGGCATCCTGCTTTCGCGCTTCGGCGTGTTCGGCACGGGGGACGGTCAGTTGCAGAATCCCGAGGGCATCGCCTGGGCCTCGGACGGCAACTTCTTCACGATCGATCGGGACGGCAGCCGCGTGCAGCGCTGGCGCGGCGCCAACCCCAAGGACCCCGCCGGCGCGCTCAGGCTGAGGGGGCATCGGCAGCCGGATAATCCGTCGTATGCCGCCTCGGGCGCGTACCTGACTCCCGCCGTGGATGCGGGTTCGACGATCGACTGGGGATCCGTCTACTGGGACATCACGACCCTGCCCGTGGGCACCTCTGCGACGATCGAAGCGGGATGCTCCAGTGACGGCATCACCTGGACCTGGAGCCTGGTGACGGGTTCGCCCGGCGCCGGCCGTACGCTGGCGAACCTGGTCGGGGTCTCCGGTCGATTTTTCAAGCTGCGTGTGACCCTGGGCACGAGCAATGCAGCGCTGTCACCGGTGATTCAGGAACTGGGAGTGATGTACTGA